A section of the Mesorhizobium loti genome encodes:
- a CDS encoding RelA/SpoT family protein, giving the protein MMRQYELVERVQRYKPDVNEALLNKAYVYAMQKHGHQKRASGDPYFSHPLEVAAILTEMHMDEATIAVALLHDTIEDTTATRAEIDDLFGPEMGKLVEGLTKLKKLDLVSKKAEQAENLRKLLLAISEDVRVLLVKLADRLHNMRTLDHMPEAKRLRIAEETMDIYAPLAGRMGMQGMREELEEIAFRFINPEAYRAVTARLAEIFERNKGVLTDIEKALSALFEKHAINASVKSRQKKPWSVFRKMEAKALSFEQLSDIFGFRVVVDTVEDCYRALGAIHTTWSMVPGRFKDYISTPKQNDYRSIHTTIVGPSRQRVELQIRTREMNKIAEYGVAAHSIYKDTGGKTNGAGHAISKETNAYAWLRRTIEQLAEGDNPEDFLENTKLELFQDQVFCFTPKGMLIALPRGATPIDFAYAVHTDVGDTCVGAKVNGRIMPLMTELKNGDEVEIIRSKAQVPPAAWESVVVTGKARAAIRRATKNAIRKQYSGLGARILERAFERAGKNFTKESLKPVLHRLARKDIEDVLASVGRGELASTDVMKAVFPDYKDERVTPAAPKQREEGWSKIRNAAGMLFQIPGRAARKDKDQPRDGAVPIRGVRGDLPVRFAPEGAVPGDRIVGIVQPGTGITIYPIQSPALQAFDDQPERWIDVRWDIDERTKERFPARVSVTAINAPGSLADIAQVVASNDANIHTLSMVRTAPDFTEMLIDLEVWDLKHLNRLLSQLKDNSSVSDARRVNG; this is encoded by the coding sequence ATGATGCGTCAGTATGAGCTTGTCGAGCGCGTCCAGCGCTACAAGCCTGACGTCAACGAGGCATTGCTCAACAAGGCCTACGTCTATGCCATGCAGAAGCATGGCCACCAGAAGCGCGCTTCCGGCGACCCTTATTTCTCGCATCCGCTCGAAGTCGCCGCCATTCTCACTGAAATGCACATGGACGAGGCGACGATCGCCGTTGCCCTGCTGCACGACACCATCGAGGATACCACGGCGACGCGGGCCGAGATCGACGATCTGTTCGGTCCCGAAATGGGCAAGCTGGTCGAGGGCCTGACCAAGCTCAAGAAGCTTGATCTCGTGTCGAAGAAGGCGGAACAGGCGGAAAACCTGCGCAAGCTTCTGCTGGCGATTTCGGAAGATGTCCGCGTGCTGCTGGTCAAGCTTGCCGACCGGCTGCACAACATGCGCACCCTCGACCATATGCCCGAGGCCAAACGCCTGCGCATCGCCGAGGAGACGATGGACATTTACGCGCCGCTGGCCGGGCGCATGGGCATGCAAGGCATGCGCGAAGAGCTGGAGGAGATCGCCTTCCGCTTCATCAATCCGGAAGCCTACCGCGCCGTCACCGCACGGCTTGCCGAGATCTTCGAGCGCAACAAGGGCGTGCTGACCGACATTGAAAAGGCGCTGTCGGCGCTGTTTGAAAAGCATGCCATCAACGCCAGCGTGAAGAGCCGACAGAAGAAGCCTTGGTCGGTGTTCCGCAAGATGGAGGCCAAGGCGCTGTCCTTCGAGCAACTGTCCGATATTTTCGGCTTCCGCGTCGTCGTGGATACGGTCGAGGACTGTTACCGGGCGCTTGGCGCCATCCACACCACATGGTCGATGGTGCCGGGGCGCTTCAAGGATTACATCTCGACGCCGAAGCAGAACGACTACCGTTCGATCCACACCACCATCGTCGGGCCGTCGCGCCAGCGCGTCGAATTGCAGATCCGCACCCGCGAGATGAACAAGATTGCCGAATACGGCGTCGCGGCCCATTCGATCTACAAGGACACCGGCGGCAAGACGAACGGCGCCGGCCACGCGATCTCGAAGGAGACCAATGCCTATGCCTGGCTGCGGCGCACCATCGAGCAACTCGCCGAGGGCGACAATCCCGAGGACTTTCTCGAAAACACGAAGCTGGAGCTGTTCCAGGATCAGGTGTTCTGCTTCACGCCGAAGGGTATGCTGATCGCCTTGCCGCGTGGCGCTACACCTATCGACTTCGCCTACGCCGTGCATACCGATGTCGGTGACACCTGCGTCGGTGCCAAGGTCAATGGCCGCATCATGCCGCTGATGACGGAGCTGAAGAACGGCGACGAGGTCGAGATCATCCGCTCCAAGGCGCAGGTGCCGCCGGCCGCGTGGGAATCGGTCGTCGTCACCGGCAAGGCGCGCGCCGCCATTCGTCGTGCCACCAAGAACGCCATCCGCAAACAGTATTCGGGCCTCGGCGCGCGCATTCTGGAGCGCGCCTTCGAGCGGGCCGGCAAGAATTTCACCAAGGAAAGCCTGAAGCCGGTTCTGCACCGGCTGGCGCGCAAGGACATCGAGGACGTGCTGGCCTCCGTCGGCCGTGGCGAATTGGCCTCCACCGACGTCATGAAGGCGGTCTTCCCCGACTACAAGGACGAGCGCGTCACGCCCGCGGCCCCCAAGCAGCGCGAGGAAGGTTGGTCGAAGATCCGCAACGCCGCCGGCATGCTGTTCCAGATTCCCGGCCGCGCGGCGCGCAAGGACAAGGACCAGCCACGCGACGGCGCCGTGCCGATCCGAGGCGTGCGCGGCGACCTGCCGGTGCGCTTTGCGCCGGAGGGTGCCGTGCCCGGCGACCGCATCGTCGGCATCGTCCAGCCGGGCACCGGCATCACCATCTATCCGATCCAGTCGCCGGCCCTGCAGGCCTTCGACGACCAGCCCGAGCGTTGGATCGACGTGCGCTGGGACATAGACGAGCGCACCAAGGAACGGTTCCCCGCGCGTGTCTCGGTCACCGCCATCAATGCACCGGGATCGCTCGCCGACATAGCCCAGGTCGTCGCGTCCAACGACGCCAACATTCATACGCTGTCGATGGTGCGCACCGCGCCCGACTTCACCGAAATGCTGATCGATCTCGAAGTCTGGGATCTGAAGCATCTCAACCGGCTGCTGTCGCAGCTCAAGGACAATTCCAGCGTCAGCGATGCACGGCGCGTGAACGGTTAA
- the rpoZ gene encoding DNA-directed RNA polymerase subunit omega gives MARVTVEDCIDKVDNRFELVLLAGHRARQISQGAQITVPRDNDKNPVIALREIADETLSPDDLKEDLIHSLQKHVEVDEPEADGEVIADQTGGAVAAAETDDAEDNITFDRMTEEDLLAGIEGLVPPEKSDDY, from the coding sequence ATGGCCCGCGTAACCGTTGAAGATTGCATCGACAAGGTCGACAACCGCTTCGAGCTGGTGCTTTTGGCCGGCCACCGTGCTCGCCAGATCAGCCAGGGCGCGCAGATCACCGTTCCTCGCGACAACGACAAGAACCCCGTCATCGCCTTGCGCGAGATCGCCGACGAGACGCTGTCGCCCGACGATCTCAAGGAAGACCTGATCCACTCGCTGCAGAAGCATGTCGAGGTCGACGAGCCCGAAGCCGATGGCGAGGTGATCGCCGATCAGACCGGTGGTGCCGTCGCGGCCGCCGAAACCGACGATGCCGAGGACAACATCACCTTCGATCGCATGACCGAGGAAGATCTGTTGGCCGGCATCGAAGGCCTTGTGCCGCCTGAGAAGAGTGACGATTACTGA